A genomic stretch from Plasmodium gaboni strain SY75 chromosome Unknown, whole genome shotgun sequence includes:
- a CDS encoding putative exported protein (Plasmodium exported protein, unknown function), translating to MLIKNGCSTKYKITNKRNPNDIHDNSKNENMNKSINYNIFNKIYKYILLAHLIIFICINNKNNRTNFSYYQYIYKNESFNKLQIRSLSDIHVNNDYSDSNRASQNTSNLRTKNIKQNDKQNKNNIKKEINNKDNINESLMSKPKNLEDLIFKKRREEAHLNEGKVLSRFDKIKCFLDIFDDFFIDKMIDNNVQKKDSPSLKLITENIVIHFMAFFPFSLPLFSRISNRLNFYAINHEKKKKPNDILHITDDKKKLYGVK from the exons atgctTATTAAAAATGGTTGTAGcacaaaatataaaataactAATAAGAGGAATCCTAATGATATACATGATAATTCAAAGAATGAGAACATGAATAAATCGATAAATTACAATATAttcaataaaatatataaatatatattacttgcccatttaattatatttatatgtattaataataag AATAACCGTACGAACTTCTCttattatcaatatatttataaaaatgaatcatttaataaattacaAATTAGATCACTGTCAGATATTCATGTCAATAATGATTATTCCGATTCTAATCGTGCAAGTCAAAATACTTCAAATTTAAGAAccaaaaatattaaacaaaatgataagcaaaataaaaataatataaaaaaagagataaataataaagacAATATAAACGAGAGTTTAATGTCAAAACCTAAAAATTTAGAAgatttaatatttaaaaaaagaagagAAGAAGCACATTTAAATGAAGGAAAAGTTTTATCACGATTTGATAAAATTAAGTGCTTTCTTGATATCTTTGATGACTTTTTTATAGATAAAATGATAGATAATAATgttcaaaaaaaagattcaccatcattaaaattaattacagaaaatattgtaatacattttatggctttttttcctttttcttTACCACTCTTTTCTCGTATATCTAATAGATTAAATTTCTATGCAATTAATCATgaaaagaagaaaaagccaaatgatatattacatataacagacgataaaaaaaaactttaTGGTGtaaaatga